The Haloarchaeobius litoreus DNA window CCGGAGCGACCTCCCGCTCGCGCCCGACGACGAACTCCTGATGATCCGCAAGCGACGCGGGCTCGGGGCCGACCTCTACAACGGGCCCGGCGGGAAGGTCGAACCCGGCGAGACGCCGCGCGAGAGCGCCATCCGCGAGACCCGCGAGGAGACCGGGCTCGACGTCTCCGATCTCACGAAGCGCGCGGAGTTCGACTTCTTCTTCGGCGACGAGCACATCTTCCTCTGTCACGTCTACGTCGCCCGCGAGGTGGCCGGCACGCCCCAGACCACGCCGGAAGCCGTCCCCGAGTGGCGTCCCCGCGAGTCGGTGCCCTACGACGAGATGTGGCCGGACGACGAGCTGTGGCTCCCGCAGGTCCTCGACGGCGGCACCGTCCGGGCGACGTTCCACTTCGACGACGGCGGCGACGAGCTGCTGGACCACGAGCTACGCGAGGGTGTCGAGTTCGGCGAGCAGTAGCGGACTCTATGCGACGACTCTGCCGCCGAGCCCGTCGGCCAGTTCGGCCAGCTCGGCGTCGATGTCGACGTCCTCCCCGACCAGCCCGGCCGCGTGGGCGAGCGTCCGGGCCGTCTCGGTGTCGTGCGCCGAGAACTTCACGACCCAGAAGTACGGGGTGCCGCCGGGGTTACCCGCGACGAACTCTGCCGGGCGACCCGGTGCGGTGTCGAACGACTCGAAGAACGACTCGTCGACACTTCCGCCGACGAACGCCCACCAGAGGTCGTCGTCTCCTCGCGCGGTGGACTGCGCCACGTACACCTCGGCGACCCCCTCGGGGACCGAGAGCGAGCGACTCGCCGCGACGGGGCCGTCGGCGGTGTGTCCCGCGACGGCCTCGTTCCAGAGGTTCACCACGAAGTCCGGCGTGCGGGTCGGCCGGAAGCCGAGGACGAGCCGCTGGTCGTCGGTGCGCTCGACGGTCGTGAACCGTCCCGGCGTGCCCGGGTAGACCCCCGCCTTCACGCGGTTGCCGGGCTCCAGTTCGTCGACCACGTCCTGCATCCCGCCGCCGTAGTTCGTCGTCGAGACCGCGACGGCCTCGCCGACACGGACCGCGGCGGGAATCTCTGTCTCGAACAGCGGGTGGACGAGCATCGTCTTCCCGTCCGAGCGCGTGCCGAGGACGCGCCACTCGCCGGTCAGTACCTTCACGCCGACCCCTCCCCTGTCATCGTTCCCCCGGATGTCATCGTGCGTCTACACGTCTGCAACCGGCTTGGGTATGGTCACCGGGGTGGGGTGGATAGGTGAGCCTACCACGCCAGAAAGCGGCGCACGGCTGGCCATCCCACCACCGGCGCGCGCTGGCGAGACTGTGCGAGCGCAGCGAGCACGTCGAGCCGCCAGCGCGCGAGGGACGAGAAGCGCAGCGAAGCGAGCATCGCAGGAGGCTGGGGAGGTGTGAGGGCGGGGGGCGGTGCGGGGGCGGGACTGAAAGGGGCGAGACGGTCGGCGAACCCCGACGACGCAAGGACCGCAACGGAGTGAGGACCGCAGCGAGTCGCGGGAGCCGAGCGTCTCGGGGCTTTCTGGCTGGTTGCAGCCCAACCGATTCCCACGACA harbors:
- a CDS encoding 8-oxo-dGTP diphosphatase is translated as MADDRDEATVCYPVRSDLPLAPDDELLMIRKRRGLGADLYNGPGGKVEPGETPRESAIRETREETGLDVSDLTKRAEFDFFFGDEHIFLCHVYVAREVAGTPQTTPEAVPEWRPRESVPYDEMWPDDELWLPQVLDGGTVRATFHFDDGGDELLDHELREGVEFGEQ